The genomic window GCGGCGAGCTCGCGCTCGGCACGCGGCAACCCGCCGTCGGTGTTGTAGAAGATGTCCTTGTCGACGCGGGTGCGTGCCCCCAGGATCTCGGGATCGCGCACGAGCAGCCGGAAGTAGTCGCTCGATGCGCGGCCGCGGTCGACGAGGCCGGCGTGATCCCGCTCGTCGAGGTCCGCGACCGCCTTCGGCTCGAGGTGCGGGGTCCAGCCGACCTGGTCACGCGTGAACCGGTCGGGGACGGTGGCGATCGGGGTCTCGATGGTCATGCTGCGGCCTCCTCGGCGATGGTGCGCAGGCCCGTGACGACCCGCTGCTGGAACGACAGGAACGCCACCAGCTGCGACAGCGTGATGACGGCGTCGACCGACCAGCCGGCATCCGTCAGTGCGGCGAGCGCCGCGGCGTCCGCCTCGCGCGGGCGCACCACCAGCAGGTGCGCGTGCCCGAGGGCGGCGGCCAGCTGGTCGCCCACCGCCGCGCGCAGCTCGGCGGGCGCCTGCCAGCGCAGGCCCTCGGTGCTCTCGGCCTGCAGGCCGGGCTCCCGGTAGCGGCCGAAGGGGCCGGGGGCGGTGGCTTCGGCGGCGGCATCAGCCACCACCAGCGCGCGGTCGGGATCCACACGGTATGCGTGGTCCGCGTAGAACCGGGCGGTGGCGTCGTCGCCGGTGAGGCGGGTGGCGAATGCAGCGATCAGCAGGCGCTCCGCGAGCGGCACCTGGGTGTCGTCTCGGGGCGCGAACAGCGCGGCGAAGCTCTCCTGCGCCTGCTCCCGGGTGACGGGACGCTGCCGGCGCAGGGCGTCGAGCGCGGAGCCGGGCGCGACGCCGGCGAGCTCATCGATGACATCGGGCGGGAAGGCGGTCATACGGTGCTCCATTCGTGGCGGGCGGGGACGGATGCCGGGGTCGCCCACCCGAGTGCGGGCGCGACCTCGGTGGCGAACAGTTCGATCGAGCGCAGCACCAGATCGTGGGGCGCGTCGACGGAGTGCACCTGGAAGGCGACCTCGTCGGCGCGGGCGAGCACCGGGTCGGCGGCGAGCGATGCAGCGACGTCGTCGGGGGTGCCGACATGGGTGTCCGTTGCGCGGATGAGTCCGGGCAGGTCGTCGGGGAGCGTGTGGCCGGCCCGGCGCAGGCCCACCGCGGCGCGGGTGAGCCCGGTCTCGGCCAGGCGCAGCGCCTCGTCGCGGTCGTCGGCGACGAAGACGGTGCGCGACGCCGTGATGCGCGGGGTCGCTCCGGCGGGGAGAGCCGCGAGGTACGCATCGACGATCGGTTGCTGCAGATCGGCCAGCGACGCATCCGGGCGGCCCTCGGGCCGCGGCTGCGTGCGCGAGAGCAGCAGACCGTCGCCGGCGGCTCCCGCCCGCGTGCCGCCAGGGGGCGAGAACGTCGCCTGCCAGAGCCGGTCGCGCAGCGTTCCGGCAGACGGGTACAGCCGCGCGCCGCCGCCCAGGTCGCCCCCGGCGAGCGCCGCGTGGAGAACCGCGAGCTTGCGCTCGTACTGCGGGGTCTTCTCGGCCGGCTCGATGCCGAACGGCACGAACGACGACGGCGCGCCGCCACTGCCGAGGCCGAGGTCCACGCGGCCGCCCGAGAGCAGGTCGGCGACGACGGCATCCTCGGCCACGCGCACCGGGTCCTCCAGGGTGAGGGTGACCACGCCGGTTCCGAGACGGATGCCGGAGGTGCGCGCGGCCGCGGCGGCGAGGAAGACGAAGGGCGACGGCAGCCCGCCCTCCTCGGCGCGGAAGTGATGCTGCGCCACCCAGGCGCGGCCGATGCCGAAGCGCTCCGCATGCTGGATCTGCTCCAGGGCGAGGCGGAAGCGCTCGGCGGGGCCGGCCTCGTCGAGCAGGCGGGTGAACAGGGCGAGACGCTGCGTCATGCCGGTACTCCTTCAGTGGGGACGGCCGCCGGTGGCGGGGACTGCCGAGTGCCGCCGGGAATGGCGGCCAGCAGCCGTGCGGTGTCTTCGGTCTGCGGATCGGTGAAGATCCGCTCGGTGGTGCCGCTCTCCACGATCCGGCCGGCGCGCAGCACCGAGACGGTGTCGCTGATGCGGCGGACGACGGCGAGGTCGTGGGAGATGAACAGATAGGTGACGCCGAGGCCCTGCTGCAGCTCCTCGAGCAGCCGCAGGATCTGCGCCTGTACGGTGACATCCAGCGCCGAGACCGCCTCGTCGAGCACGACGACGCGGGGTTCCAGCACGAGGGCGCGGGCGATGGCGACCCGCTGCCGCTGTCCGCCGGACAGCTCGCGGGGACGGCGGGCCGCCACGTCTGCCGGCAGCGCCACCCGCTCGAGCATCTCGGCCACGCGCCGCTGCCGTGCACCGCGATCCCCAAGGCGGTAATTCACCAGCGGCTCGGCGACGATCGCGCCGACGCTCTGGCGCGGGTCGAGTGAGGCGAAGGGGTTCTGGTAGACCATCTGCACGTCACGGCGGAATGCCGCGGCATCCGCTCGGCGCAGCCGTGCCACCTCATGTCCGGCGACGACGGCGCTGCCGGCGGTGGGCCGCTGGAAGCCCATGATGATGCGGGCGAGGGTGGTCTTTCCCGACCCGGACTCCCCCACGATCGCGTGGGTGGTGCCCGGCGCCACGGTGAACGACACGTCGTCGACGGCCCGCAGCGGGTCACGCCGCCGCCCGCGCGGGAAGTGCTGCGACAGCCCCGTCACGGTGATCGCGGGTGGTTCTCCGGCGGCGCCCGATGCGACGGTCACGTGCTCGCGCGGCGGCCGCACCGCGGTGTCGAACGAGGGCGCGTCGGCGAGCAGACGCCGGGTGTACGCGCTCTGCGGGTCCTGCAGCACGCGGGCGGTCTCGCCGGCTTCCTGCAGGCGCCCGCCCTGCAGCACCGCGATGCGGTGCGAGCGGTCGGCGGCGACGGCGAGGTCGTGGGTGACCATGAGCACCGCGGTGCCGTGCTCGCGGCGGAGGTCGTCGATGAGGTCGAGGATGGTCTTCTGCACCGTCACGTCCAGGGCGCTGGTGGCCTCGTCGGCGATCAGCAGCGCCGGCTGCAGCGCGATGGCCGCAGCGATGAGGGCGCGCTGCTTCATCCCGCCCGACAGCTCGTGCGGATACTGCCGCGCCCGCAGGTCGGGCTCGGGGATGCCGACGCGATCGAGCAGCTCCACCACCCGGCGGCGGCGGGCGGTCTCGTCCTTCCACCGGTGCACGCGCAGCACCTCCGCCACGCTGTCGCCGATGCGGGCGACGGGGTTGAGAGAGCTGTGCGGGTCCTGCGGGATCCAGCCGATGCGCGTGCCGCGGACGGCCCGGAACTGCCGGTCGGTCCACCCCGTGACATCGAGGTCGCCGAGGGCCACCCGCCCCGCGGTGATGCGTCCGTTGGCGGCGAGCAGGCCCGTCGCCGCCTGCGCCAGCGTCGTCTTGCCCGAGCCGGATTCGCCGACGACGGCGAGCACCTCGCCCTGGCCGAGCGCGAGGTCCACGCCCTGCAGCGCCGTCACCGGGGCGCCGGCCACCTCGTACGCGACGTCGAGTCCCGACACCTGCAGCACCTCACGGGCCATCAGCGCCTCCCCCGCTCGGCCGCCGCGGCGCTCAGCCGGTTGGCGCTGAGCACCACCACCACGACGACGAGGCCGGGGAGGGTCGTCAGCCACCAGGCGGTGGCGATGTAGTTTCGACCTTCCGCGATCATGAGCCCCCACTCCGGCGTGGGCGGCGGCGCCCCGTAGCCGAGAAACCCCAGCGCCGAGATCGCCAGGATCGCCGCGCCGAAGTTCAGCGCCGCGAGGGCCAGCACGGGGGTGAGGGAGTTGGGGAGGATGTGCCGGCGCAGCACCGTCCAGAAACCGCCGCCGCTGGCGTAGGCGGCCTCGACGTAATCGGTGCCGCGCACCCGCAGCACCTCCGAGCGGCTCAGCCGCGCGAAGCTCGCGATCGAGCCGATGCCCACTGCGATCGCGGCCTGCACCGTGCCGAAGCCGAGGATGATGATGAAGCTGAGCGCGAGCAGCAGCCCCGGGATCGCCAGCAGCACGTCGACGACCCGCATGAGCACGTCGTCGACGAACCCGCCCAGCGACCCGGCCACGACCCCGAGCAGCGTCCCCCCGGTCAACCCGACGGCGACGGCCACCAGCGCTCCGGAGAGCGACTGCACGGCGCCGTGCACGACGCGGGCGAACATGTCGCGCCCGGTGGCATCCGTCCCGAAGGGATGCAGCGCGCTGGGTGCCTGCAGCGCGGCCGCGGCATCCCCCGCGATCGGATCGAGGGGCGTGAACAGGCCCGGGGCGATGGCCCAGGCCACGACGACCGCCAGCACACCCCAGGCCAGCACGACGCCCGGGCGGATGCGCCGCAGCCGCTCGCGCCGGCGGATGCCGCGCGACGTCGAGGCCGGGGTGTCGGGACGGGAGTGGACGGATGCCGCGTCGTCGACGAGATCGCCGATCCCGGCGAGGGTCTGCGTGCTCATGCGGGGACTCCTTCTCGGGCGCGCGCGGCCAGCCGTGGGTCGAGCACCGGATACAGCAGGTCGACGGCGAGGTTCACCACGACGAAGGACGCCGCCGCCAGCACCACGACAGCCAGGAGCACCGGGATGTCCTGCTGGCCCACCGCCTGCTCGGTGATGCGGCCGATGCCGGGGCGACCGAAGACCGTCTCGGTCAGCACCGCGCCGCCGATGAGGTCGCCCAGGAGCAGCCCCGCCATCGTGAGGGTGGGGAGGATCGCGTTCTTGGCGACGTTGCGCCCGAGGATCCACGCCGGCGTCGCTCCCCGGGCGCGGACCACGGCGACGAACGGCTGCGCCGCCACGTCGTCGATGCTGCGCACCAGGATCTGCGCGAGCGGGGCCGACAGCGGCACCGCGAGCGTGATCACGGGGAGGATGAGCCCCTCGATCGGGCCGGGCGCGATGACCGACACCCAGCCGAGCTGGAAGCTCACCACCTGCACGAGCATGATGCCGAGCCAGAACGTGGGGATCGAGACGACCAGCGGCGGCACCGACCGCAGCAGATCGCGCAGCCACCGCAGCCGCGGCAGGCTGGAGCCGAAGGCGATGAGGCCGGCCAGCAGCACCGCCACGACCAGCGCGATGCCGCCGAGGGCGAGGGTGTGCGGCACGGCTTCGGCCAGCAGCTGGCGCACCGGGGTGCCGGTCTGCAGCGAGTAGCCGAAGTCGCCGCCGGCGAACCCGAGCAGGGTGTGCACGTACTGCACCGGCAGCGGGGTGTCCACGCCGAAGCGCTCGCGCACGTCGGCGATCTGCTGCGGCGACAGCCCGAGCTCGGGGTTCTCGTACTTGATCATGATCGCGTCGCCGGGAAGCGCCTGCAGCAGCAGGAACGCCCCGGTGAACGCGGCCAGCAGCACGATGGCCGCCTGACCCGTACGGCGGGCGAGGTAGCGCATCAGTCCGCGAGCCAGATCTCGTAGAAGCTCGGCCGTGCGACGGACTCGAAGGTGACGCCGTGCACGCGCTCGGCCGCGCCGTACACCTGGGGCTCCTCGAACAGGGGCACGACGTAGGCCTGGTCTGCCAGGTAGCGCTGGGCCTGCTGGCTCTCGACGATGCGCTGGTCGGGGTCGGCCTCGGATGCCACGGCCTGCAGCAGCTCCTCGAGCCGCGGGTCGCCGATGGTGCCGTCGTCGTAGTCGAGGTTCAGCAGGGCGTTGCGGTTCTGAGAGAAGAACTGGCTCTTGATGACGTCGAGGTCGGCGCGGGCCACCATCGAGTGGTACACCTGCACCTGCTCGACGTCGCGCACGGCCTCAGCGGCGGAGCCGGCATCCGCCTTCAGGATCTTCAGATCCACGCCGATCTTCTTCAGCTGCTGGCTGATGAGGGTCAGCGCCTCGAACGAGCGCGGCTGGGGCGCCGACTCGTTCACGACGAGGGTGAGCTGCGTGCCGTCCTTCTCGCGGATGCCGTGGGCGCCCTCGATCCAGCCCGCCTCTTCCAGGAGCGCAGCCGCCCCCTCCGGGTCGTACCCGAACGCGTCCGAGGTGTCGAGGTAGCCCTGCGCGCTGCTGCTGAGGATCGAGGTGGCCAGCGGATAGCGCTCGCTGTAGATGGTGTCGACCACCTCTTGCCGGTCGATGCCGGCGACGAGGGCCTGGCGCACGCGGATGTCGGAGAGGATCTGGCCCCGCGGGCGCAGACTCAGGTGGTTGTTGACGCCGCCGGTCTGCGGCGCGTAGACCGCGAAGCCTGCGGCATCCACCTGGGCCTCGTCCTGCGCCTCGACGTAGCGGATGTAGTCGGCCTGCCCCGAGAGGAGCGCACCCACGCGCACGCTGTCCTCGGGGGTGACCTGGATCTGCACCGCATCCAGGTGCGCCCGTCCCTGGTGGGCGCGGTCCGGCGGCGCCCAGTCGTAGTCGTCGCGGGCGGTCAGGGTGAGGGCCGAGCCGATCTCCTCATCGGTGATCGTGAACGGACCCGAGCCGATCACCTCGGCGGAATTGCCGGGCGCGAACTGCTCGAGGGTGAAGTCCAGGGTGTCCGCCGACAGCAGGGCGGAGTTGTTCGTCGACGTGGCCTGCAGGAACCCGGGAGCCGGCGCGGAGAAGTGGAAGGTGACCGTGTCGGCATCCACCACCTCGCTGCGCTCGTAGTTGTTGATGGCCTCCGAGACGGTGAGTCCCCGCTCCGGGTCGCCGAGGCCGTAGAGGTCGAAGTTCTTCGCGACGACCTCGGCGTCAAGCGGCGTGCCGTCGGAGAACGTCACGCCGTCGCGCAGGTCGAACGTGTACTCGGTGGCGTCTTCGTTCACCTCCCAATCGGTGGCGATCCAGGGCTTCAGCTCGAGCGACTCGGGGTCCTGCCACACGAGGCGATCGAAGACGTTGTTGACGATGCCGCCGTTGGGGTAGAAGCCCGCCGACGGCGGATAGAGCGTCGTGTGCGCCTGGTGCTCGAGGTACACCAGCGTGCCGCCGTCGACCGGCTCCCCGGAGCCGGCGGCGGCAGGGCCGGAGGTCGCCGGCGCGCAGGCGGTGAGGGCGAGCAGTGCCAGCGCCGCGGTGGCGGCGACCGCGGAGCGGGTCGGGAAGGTGGCGGACATGGTGCGTCGCTTTCTCTCGGTGCGCCGGCGGCGATGTCACAGCCGGTGCGGCGGGGTGGAGGTCAGCGTAGGCAGGAGGGCCGAAGCATGGCTCGGGCCCCGCGCGAATGTGTCGGCCTGTGTCGGCGAGGGGCCGAAGGGCCGCCTGGGCGCGTGCCGAGGCGCCGCCGTATGGCGAAATGTGACAGGGCGCGGGCGTGCTCCCGGAGTGGGGCGATCGCCGATGTCACCGGTAACATCCCCCCATGGCCAGCCTCACTCCTCCCCTTTCCGACGACACCGAGGTCGCGATCGCCCGGGTGCGTGCGGAGGTCGCGGCGTTGCACGCGGAGCTGGTGCGGTACGGGCTGGTGGTGTGGACGGGCGGGAACGTGTCGGGTCGGGTGCCGGGGGCGGAGTTGTTCGTGATCAAGCCGTCGGGGGTGTCGTATGACGCCCTCGCGCCGGAGAACATGATCCTCTGCGACCTGGACGGCAACGTCGTCCCGGGGACGCCGGGCAGCGACCGGGCCCCGTCGAGCGACACCGCGGCGCACGCGTATGTGTACCGGAACATGCCGGAGGTGGGCGGGGTGGTGCACACGCACTCGCCGTACGCGACGGCGTGGGCGGCGCGCGGTGAGGCGATCCCGTGCGTGATCACGGCGATGGCGGACGAGTTCGGCGGGGAGGTGCCGGTGGGTCCGTTCGCGATCATCGGGGACGACTCGATCGGCCGGGGGATCGTGGAGACGTTGACCGGGCATCGGTCGCGGGCGGTGCTGATGCAGAACCACGGCCCGTTCACGATCGGTGCCAGTGCGAAGGATGCTGTGAAGGCCGCGGTGATGGTGGAGGACGTGGCCCGCACGGTGCACCTGGCCCGGCAGGGCGGCGCGGTGATCCCGATCCCGCAGGACGCGATCGACCGCCTCTACGACCGGTACCAGAACGTCTACGGGCAGACCACCGACGACCGCCGGTAGCCCCCCCTCCGGGGCTAACCGACGACGGCCCTGTTGTCAATCCCCTCCCCCCTCCGAGAGCGCATGGGGACGCTTCGAGTGGAGGCATTGACCATGGATTCCCCTACGCCGTCTCACCGTCCCCCTCATCCGTCCCCGCGGAACCACGGGCGTCCCGCCCCCCGATTCGAGTGACGCCATGGAATACACGCCGGCTACCGGGCGCATCCGGGTGGAGCCGCTGGGACGTGGCGCCTGGAGACTGTGCGACCGCGCCCAAGAGGATGCCGGGCTGGCCCTGCTCGCCTACGTCGAATACACCTACGAAGGCGACTACGAGGCGATCTGGGTCGCCGCGGGCACCGCAGCCAGCAGGCATCCGACCCTCGACGCGGTGATCGGCACCGCGATGGCGTCCCTGCGTCCCGCTGCGGAGTCACGGCGCACCAAGCCGATCCCCATCGCGCATCGGTCGCCGTTCGCCGCACGCTGAGCGCGTGGCGCCGGTGGCGCGCGATTGGTGCGCCGTGATCGAGCCATCTACGGTTGTCATGTGGGAAAACTCGTCTACGGCAGCGGCAACCGGTCCTTTGACATCGAAGACCGGACGCTGGCACACCTGCGGGTCGTGATCATGAACAAGCTCCGCCGCGGGGAGCCGTTCATGTTCCACCACACCGAGCCGCACGTGTCCTGCAGCGTCTGGATGCACCCCGCCGTCCCGATGGTCTTCCACTTCCACGGGAGCAGGCAGCCCGCCATCAACCGCGAATGGGTGGAAGCGCTCATGCAGGAGGCCAGCAGCGCCAACGGCCTGAGAATCGTCCCGGAGCCGGCGCCCGGGTCGCTCATCCCGACAGAGTCGGCCGGCTGATCCACCTGCAGCGCGGTGGATAGTGCAGCCGCTGCCCGATGTAAAGCCCTCGGCGACGCCTGTCCAGCATGCCTACGGTGTGGGATATGACCGCCGACGACATGACAGATGAACAGAAGCGCCGCGATCAGCTGCTCGCCGCGCCCGACGCCGTCGAGTCCGATGCCGACCCGCGCATCGACGTGACCCATCGTGACGGAGTCACCCGCATCGACATCCGCGACGACGCCGCCGTGCGCCCCGGCGGGCCGGACCTCGACCAGGAGGCGGACGAGGTCGACCCGTCGTGAGCATGATCGACGACCTCGCGCAGGCGGCGGCCGACCGGGGACTGTGGGTGGCGACGGCCGAGTCCCTCACGAGCGGGCTGCTGGCCAGCCGAGTGGGTGCCGGTTCCGGCGCCAGCGAGTGGTTCGCCGGCGGAGTGGTGGCGTACCGCACCGAGGTGAAGGAGAACCTCCTCGGCTTGACGCCCGGCACCGACCCCTGCTCCGCGGCGTGCGCGGAGCAGCTGGCGACCGGGGTGCGAGACCTCATGGATGCCGACCTCGCCGTGTCGACGACGGGAGTGGGCGGACCGGACCCCGAGGACGGCCACGAACCCGGAACGGTCTTCATCGGCTGGGCGACGCGGGAGAGCGCAGGTCACCGCGCACTGCAGCTCGAGGGCGGACCGGAGGCGGTTCTCGAAGCGACGGTGGATGCCGCGCTCTCGCAGCTTCTGGCGCAGATCGACGCCGACTGACCCCCCGCGGTGCGAGCCACCCTCGAACCCGTGCTAAGGTTATTCAACCCCGTTCGGGAACCGCGTGCCAGTCCGCGTCACGAAGACGCCAGGCACCACACATGAAAGTTTCTATTTTTTGTCTTCTGTCACCCGCTGCGACACCGTCGCGCAGCACCCGCTCGATTGGCGCCAAGCCGATCGCGATGTGTTCGTCGCCACTCTCGGCGGCGAGTACGCCGGATTCGCCGCGCGTGCGGCATCCGGTTTCACCGCCCACGGCCCCCTGGGCCAGGACCTCGGTTCTCACGCAACCATCGACAGCGCACAGCGCGCCGTCGTAGAGTGGCGAGAGAGCCCGTCTCCCACGATCTCCGCGGCACACCCGCGGCTCACCCGTCCGCGTCGCATACGTCGGCACGGCACCATCG from Microbacterium sp. zg-Y625 includes these protein-coding regions:
- a CDS encoding CMD domain protein; translated protein: MTAFPPDVIDELAGVAPGSALDALRRQRPVTREQAQESFAALFAPRDDTQVPLAERLLIAAFATRLTGDDATARFYADHAYRVDPDRALVVADAAAEATAPGPFGRYREPGLQAESTEGLRWQAPAELRAAVGDQLAAALGHAHLLVVRPREADAAALAALTDAGWSVDAVITLSQLVAFLSFQQRVVTGLRTIAEEAAA
- a CDS encoding putative FMN-dependent luciferase-like monooxygenase, whose amino-acid sequence is MTQRLALFTRLLDEAGPAERFRLALEQIQHAERFGIGRAWVAQHHFRAEEGGLPSPFVFLAAAAARTSGIRLGTGVVTLTLEDPVRVAEDAVVADLLSGGRVDLGLGSGGAPSSFVPFGIEPAEKTPQYERKLAVLHAALAGGDLGGGARLYPSAGTLRDRLWQATFSPPGGTRAGAAGDGLLLSRTQPRPEGRPDASLADLQQPIVDAYLAALPAGATPRITASRTVFVADDRDEALRLAETGLTRAAVGLRRAGHTLPDDLPGLIRATDTHVGTPDDVAASLAADPVLARADEVAFQVHSVDAPHDLVLRSIELFATEVAPALGWATPASVPARHEWSTV
- a CDS encoding dipeptide ABC transporter ATP-binding protein, whose product is MAREVLQVSGLDVAYEVAGAPVTALQGVDLALGQGEVLAVVGESGSGKTTLAQAATGLLAANGRITAGRVALGDLDVTGWTDRQFRAVRGTRIGWIPQDPHSSLNPVARIGDSVAEVLRVHRWKDETARRRRVVELLDRVGIPEPDLRARQYPHELSGGMKQRALIAAAIALQPALLIADEATSALDVTVQKTILDLIDDLRREHGTAVLMVTHDLAVAADRSHRIAVLQGGRLQEAGETARVLQDPQSAYTRRLLADAPSFDTAVRPPREHVTVASGAAGEPPAITVTGLSQHFPRGRRRDPLRAVDDVSFTVAPGTTHAIVGESGSGKTTLARIIMGFQRPTAGSAVVAGHEVARLRRADAAAFRRDVQMVYQNPFASLDPRQSVGAIVAEPLVNYRLGDRGARQRRVAEMLERVALPADVAARRPRELSGGQRQRVAIARALVLEPRVVVLDEAVSALDVTVQAQILRLLEELQQGLGVTYLFISHDLAVVRRISDTVSVLRAGRIVESGTTERIFTDPQTEDTARLLAAIPGGTRQSPPPAAVPTEGVPA
- a CDS encoding ABC transporter permease gives rise to the protein MSTQTLAGIGDLVDDAASVHSRPDTPASTSRGIRRRERLRRIRPGVVLAWGVLAVVVAWAIAPGLFTPLDPIAGDAAAALQAPSALHPFGTDATGRDMFARVVHGAVQSLSGALVAVAVGLTGGTLLGVVAGSLGGFVDDVLMRVVDVLLAIPGLLLALSFIIILGFGTVQAAIAVGIGSIASFARLSRSEVLRVRGTDYVEAAYASGGGFWTVLRRHILPNSLTPVLALAALNFGAAILAISALGFLGYGAPPPTPEWGLMIAEGRNYIATAWWLTTLPGLVVVVVVLSANRLSAAAAERGRR
- a CDS encoding ABC transporter permease produces the protein MRYLARRTGQAAIVLLAAFTGAFLLLQALPGDAIMIKYENPELGLSPQQIADVRERFGVDTPLPVQYVHTLLGFAGGDFGYSLQTGTPVRQLLAEAVPHTLALGGIALVVAVLLAGLIAFGSSLPRLRWLRDLLRSVPPLVVSIPTFWLGIMLVQVVSFQLGWVSVIAPGPIEGLILPVITLAVPLSAPLAQILVRSIDDVAAQPFVAVVRARGATPAWILGRNVAKNAILPTLTMAGLLLGDLIGGAVLTETVFGRPGIGRITEQAVGQQDIPVLLAVVVLAAASFVVVNLAVDLLYPVLDPRLAARAREGVPA
- a CDS encoding TIGR04028 family ABC transporter substrate-binding protein; the protein is MSATFPTRSAVAATAALALLALTACAPATSGPAAAGSGEPVDGGTLVYLEHQAHTTLYPPSAGFYPNGGIVNNVFDRLVWQDPESLELKPWIATDWEVNEDATEYTFDLRDGVTFSDGTPLDAEVVAKNFDLYGLGDPERGLTVSEAINNYERSEVVDADTVTFHFSAPAPGFLQATSTNNSALLSADTLDFTLEQFAPGNSAEVIGSGPFTITDEEIGSALTLTARDDYDWAPPDRAHQGRAHLDAVQIQVTPEDSVRVGALLSGQADYIRYVEAQDEAQVDAAGFAVYAPQTGGVNNHLSLRPRGQILSDIRVRQALVAGIDRQEVVDTIYSERYPLATSILSSSAQGYLDTSDAFGYDPEGAAALLEEAGWIEGAHGIREKDGTQLTLVVNESAPQPRSFEALTLISQQLKKIGVDLKILKADAGSAAEAVRDVEQVQVYHSMVARADLDVIKSQFFSQNRNALLNLDYDDGTIGDPRLEELLQAVASEADPDQRIVESQQAQRYLADQAYVVPLFEEPQVYGAAERVHGVTFESVARPSFYEIWLAD
- a CDS encoding L-ribulose-5-phosphate 4-epimerase, whose translation is MASLTPPLSDDTEVAIARVRAEVAALHAELVRYGLVVWTGGNVSGRVPGAELFVIKPSGVSYDALAPENMILCDLDGNVVPGTPGSDRAPSSDTAAHAYVYRNMPEVGGVVHTHSPYATAWAARGEAIPCVITAMADEFGGEVPVGPFAIIGDDSIGRGIVETLTGHRSRAVLMQNHGPFTIGASAKDAVKAAVMVEDVARTVHLARQGGAVIPIPQDAIDRLYDRYQNVYGQTTDDRR
- a CDS encoding DUF7882 family protein, which gives rise to MGKLVYGSGNRSFDIEDRTLAHLRVVIMNKLRRGEPFMFHHTEPHVSCSVWMHPAVPMVFHFHGSRQPAINREWVEALMQEASSANGLRIVPEPAPGSLIPTESAG
- a CDS encoding CinA family protein; this encodes MIDDLAQAAADRGLWVATAESLTSGLLASRVGAGSGASEWFAGGVVAYRTEVKENLLGLTPGTDPCSAACAEQLATGVRDLMDADLAVSTTGVGGPDPEDGHEPGTVFIGWATRESAGHRALQLEGGPEAVLEATVDAALSQLLAQIDAD